aagtcatttTGAAGACAAAGTCTGACAAATATCGGAAGCAGAAAGAACAGTGCCAGCCTGCATCTTCCTGTAAAGGGAAACGTTATCTATCACATCAAAAttatagaagaagaaacaaGAATACTCGCCAATGTCCAATTCGAAATGCGGGACTCTGTAGGCTTTCCGTGGTGGTATCGAAAATTGCCACTAAATGTGTCAACATGAGGCTTCCAATTCGTGGTGTCGCTGTAAAATTCGAACGAATAGACGTAGTTTCTCATTTGCAAATGCAGTTCCTTGGAATATCCTTCACAGTTTTTGAGTAGCTTAATCGTCTCCTTAAATGGAATTTCATCAACATCGCTCACTATAATCAAATCGCCATACTTGGGCCGGAGTGACCAGATGGCATGTGTCATTTCGCGCCTcattataatttcattttcaaaatcactGGACGGATTTTGATTCAACTTATTTCGAATAATGACGTGCCGTAATTTCTCTTCCGCAAATTTGAATCTCTGAATGTTTTCATCGAGAAATAACGGTTTCTGCGCTCCCGTAAATGTTCTATCGGCTTCCACCACCAAAAATATGTCCACTACATCCCACAGCTCCCGCATTCTAATTTCGATAATGTCTAACTCTATGCTAAATATCACAGCGTCAATCACTTTCGGTGCACTGTTAACCCCCTCACTTAACTCGCGCTCCTTCCAACCGTGAAGTGGACAAAGTTCGGAATATGGCAGTGAGTCGGAGTGAAAATGTGGAATGATTATTTCTGGCTGACTGCCAGGCCTGTCCCAAATCGGTCTACTCAAATAAATCACATCGCGAACGACTAACTTGACGCTTATTTGTTGAGTGACTATGGCcaatgaaatgtaaatgagAGCGATACAAAGTACAAATTTTAAGAGGCAACGACGGCGACTACGGAAACGCATGCTGGATGTGTATTTCTAACGAAAACGGTCACTCatagtttcacaaattcaattatgtCGCTCTAGTTCAGCCAATGATATTTATCAACTTTTGTTCCTATGAACTAATTTGAAGGCAACTGTGGCTACGGTTGAATAATAACTAAATTAATCGGTGAAATCAATAACTTAACACTTAGTGTCTGATTAGATAAAAATATAAGTGAGATATGGACAACCTTTATACATGTATTTATCGTGCTCCTCACAACAATATATTACACACAATCGACCACCACTTACGGACTTACAGTTGAGGTTTTTTAGCATTTCACTTAAATCGatgttattgaaaaaaaatcgttttttgaagATTCGGAGTCTTTTGCAGAAGCGCTAGTCGAGACTTGTAGGGTAACTGATCACTATGCATTAAAGTTGGATGATAGACATTACGGATGACTAACGTTTTCTACCGTTGGATTTCAATTATGCGATACTACTTTTAGGTCGTGTACATCACCACCAATGGAGTGGGAAGATTGGAGTGTAATTTAAGTTTTGCAATTCGAAAAGACTAAGTTCGCTCATCTGAATGTTCTCATCTTTTGTTCGTTCAGATGGTTACGTTTACCTATTTTAGTCCACTAGAACTGTCAACCTGTTCTTGGTTCTCGGTATAGTAAACAAGGTTCTTGACCTCGTCTCGAACCGTTTACTACATCTCGGACAAATACACCGGTTGATAGTTCTAGTAGCATAAATATCTATTCCTTCGgtttttctctcttttcattcatttttcttgGTACACGCAAGACCGTGAATTCGTAAGATTATTGGTCTCCAATAAGACCACGGTCTGACACTGTGTCAGTGACACACCATATACAATATTATTCCAATACCCGATACAATCACCTCAAAATAGTTAGCAATATACTCTCTGGATGAATTCGCTACGACCGCCTTTGCGTTACCTTTCGAAAAAGGATACATTTCCTTAGAGTCGTACAAAATACTCATCACttttggttgatttgttaaatcaccACGAAAAATCGTcagagtgtgaagaaacgctaAGTAAAATCACCAAAGTGTGAAGTAATgtcataaagacaaatttacc
Above is a genomic segment from Bradysia coprophila strain Holo2 chromosome IV unlocalized genomic scaffold, BU_Bcop_v1 contig_106, whole genome shotgun sequence containing:
- the LOC119070756 gene encoding uncharacterized protein LOC119070756 — protein: MRFRSRRRCLLKFVLCIALIYISLAIVTQQISVKLVVRDVIYLSRPIWDRPGSQPEIIIPHFHSDSLPYSELCPLHGWKERELSEGVNSAPKVIDAVIFSIELDIIEIRMRELWDVVDIFLVVEADRTFTGAQKPLFLDENIQRFKFAEEKLRHVIIRNKLNQNPSSDFENEIIMRREMTHAIWSLRPKYGDLIIVSDVDEIPFKETIKLLKNCEGYSKELHLQMRNYVYSFEFYSDTTNWKPHVDTFSGNFRYHHGKPTESRISNWTLEDAGWHCSFCFRYLSDFVFKMTSFSHSDRVTADHLLNKENIQRKICDGSNIFDMFEEAYTFKKLISTLGQRPRQLSTLGIPSAVMDQHKYFKFLLPGGCIREDAPPVKT